The DNA segment GCATTCAAGCTGCAGCCGAGCGGGTACGACTGGAGCTGGGATCAGTCTCCTCGAGGGCGTTCCCCATCGCGTGGAAGAGCGCGAAATACCACATTTACAGGCGATTGTTTCGCTCCTGCGTAGATATAGACGACTGGAAAACGTGTCATCTGCCTTAAATGATGAGTAGAAATCCATATAGAGTTAGTGCTGTctgttttatctattttttaGAATTCAAATATCAAGCCACAAATAATTTTATGCTTTTGCTcagttttgtttattgtttctcctctgtgtgtgtgtgtgtgtgtgtgtgtgtgtgtgtgtgtgtgtgtgtgtgtgtgtgtgtgtgtgtgtgtgtgtgtgtgtgacagcagagCCATCGCTGCGGGACCATGAGGACCAGTTTGGCCGGACCCCTTTGATGTACTGCGTGCTGGCTGATCGCCTGGACTGTGCCGAGATTCTGCTAAAGGCTGGAGCCTCCGTCAACAAGACCGACCACAGTCAGCGCGCCGCTCTTCACCTCGCAGCACAGAAGGTTTTTGTCCGTGACTCATGTCATTAAAATTTGTGATATGAAATTGATATGGACAGTGTAAAATGATGGATTAATTTAGTTGAAATTAATTTAGTTgaaattcatatatatatatatacatatatatatatttttttttaagtgcttcATTTAGGCTGAGATGGAAAGTTTGACTGTTTATAAGCTCCAGTGGGAATCgagtgccccctggtggttatATTTATGACTTCCCTGTGTTATAGCTCTAATTATTTGTATGGGGAGAACATTTTgccaaaaatttaaaaaagacttCCCAGTTTagctataaataaaaaataaattcagaaaGTAAGATATTTCTTTGtggatgtgtgtatttgtgtacgTGCACGTGATGTGcgagagagggttagggatgcTCGTAGTGCAGGTGATGGGAGGCCCTGTCTCTTTGACATCTGATCAATAAATGGccgagacagggagagaggccAGGGATTACTGATCTAATTGGACTGAGAATAGGGaggacacttacacacacatgcacacacacacacaggcagagtcTAGATGCATGCTCACACATAAGATAGATCTGTCAGGATGTGTCTTTGTAGTCGCAGGAGGGCAAATATACAGAACACACATGTATTTGGGCATGGCCGCCGTTGAAATAGGGCTGCAGCTCAGATTTGCTTGTGCTGTGGGAGGCTGTGAAATgcctgatgatgatgctgatgacgGCAGTGATGGAGGGGTGACAGAGAAGGCGTGTTGACTGGTCAACagctcatcctcatcacagTGAAGAGACGGCAGCAAAGATAGATGTCCCGCAGCTTAAATCAGACTCAAAGCTTGCCactatgtctgtgtgtgtgtgtgtgtgtgtgtgtgtgattcattaTTAATAATTAAGGGAAGTGCAGATCGTATCACTGCTGTTGAACGTTGCAGGGCAACATCCGTTTCTTGAAACTGCTGCTATCCAGGCGAGCGAACTGGCTGCAGAAGGACTTAGAGGAGATGACCCCGCTCCATCTTGCCACCCGCCATCCCTCCCCTAAagccctcgccctcctccttaAACACATCGGTCCTGGAGAGGTTGACACGCAAGACAAGAACAAGGTTTGAGGCTTTGGGCGCTCTCACGTTCTGTATCTTCCCCACTAAACCACAAACGCAGTCTGTTCTATCTGCCGGAGCCCAGGCGTAGCAGATAAGAGGAAATACTGCTTCAATCATGCAACATGCATCGTCGCTGCACTCGATGGCTTTCAAGGCGGGATTTTCAGCCTACGTTTTGTGGCGACGTTGTGTCGGTCATGTGAAAAGTACATTCTCTTTGTGGTTTGACATGTcaggacagaaataaagaagTCATAAATCATCTGCTAAGCACATCTGCAGCCTGTACAACTGTGGCTAAATGCATTAACTGAGTCACAGAAGTAACGCAGTCATATGTAAGGTTGAGTGGGATATTTCATTTTCACACATCGGTTCtctattttcctttttcctcaccCGCGTAGAAATTTTACTCCTGTTTTGTCGTAGTCGTTTTAAAATGTCGACGCACGCTTCAGCTCGGTGGATTTAACCAGTGTAATTATGATATTTTACGACCTTCTCCATccctctgcatcttctcccttGGCAGCAAACTGCTCTGCACTGGTCGGCATTTTATAACCGGCCGGAGCACGTACGCCTTCTGATTAAACACGACTCCAATATCGGCATTCCTGACAGCGAGGGGAAGATCCCTCTGCACTGGGCCGCACACAGTCAGGAGGCCAGCGCGACACAGACTGTCCGCTGTATCCtggtacgcacacacacacacactcatagtgAGGAAAGAAATTCCCCCAATGGCAATAGAATTTAATAGAAACacccacttgtgtgtgtgtgtgtgtgtgcgtgtgcaggaGGCAGCTCCCACCGAGTCGTTGTTGAACTGGCAGGATTATGAGGGACGAACGCCTCTGCACTTCGCTGTTGCCGACGGTAACGAGGCGGTGGTGAAGGTGCTGACGTCTTACCAAGGCTGTAACGTGACGGCGTACGATAACCTCTTCAGAACGCCGCTGCACTGGGCAGCACTGCTGGGTGAGAGAAACGCTGACTCAGCACAGTTAGAATTCAAATAAAACAGGCCCAACCAGCATATCGGGGCTTACGGCACCACTTTAGGACACCTCCAACCCTTCTGTTATCCTTTCTAGCGTGACGTCTCGCTAAATGAATGCGTTTTTCAGGCCACGCTCAGATTGTTCACCTGCTCCTGGAGAGAAACACGTCAGGCACTATTCCCTCAGACAGCCAGGGTGCAACACCTCTGCACTACGGCGCTCAGAGCAACAATGCGGTGAGTCCCTCCAGCTTGAGTTGGGTAAAACTGGGACCTTAAACCTTTTACCTCACCCATTGGACCATTTTTATGAGCCTTGTGATCTAAAGAAGAACTGGCTTTCCTTGTTGAAGGAGACAGTTGGGGTGTTCCTGTCCCACCCGTCCGTGAAGGATGAGCCTGATTTGGAAGGGAGGACGGCCTTCATGTGGGCTGCGGGAAAAGGTAGTGATGAGGTCATCCGCACCATGTTGGGCCTCACCCCTCAAATTGACATCAACATGGCCGACAAGTACGGAGGCACCGGTGAGGAGCACAGCTGTTTGAACCTGAATGCTGGTCCTGGGATTTGGACGCCTTGGACCAAAATGTTTCCACCATTTTCCACATGATTCCGGTTTGTTCCTTGAGTGTTGACGCGTGTTCCCCGCAGCGCTTCACGCAGCATCCTTGTCGGGCCACGTGAGCACAGTGAAGCTGCTGCTTGAGAGGGGAGCCATGGTCGACTACCTGGATGTGATGAAGCACACGCCGCTGTTCCGTGCCTGTGAGATGGGGCAAAGAGACGTCATACTCACCCTCATTAAAGGTGAATGCAGCCTCGCCTGCCGTCTGGGTCACATGGATAAACACCCACGCTGAACGGGAAATGAAATGAATTACAGGTGGGGCACAGGTGGATTTGGTGGATGTTGACGGCCACACCGCTCTGCACTGGGCAGCACTGGGGGGCAATGCTGAGGTCTGCCAGATTCTAATGGAGAACGGGATAAGTCCCAATGTGCAGGTGTGGATTCATAAACTCACATCTGTTACTACTGTGCTGTGTGTCTCTTACACAATAGCATTAATAATTACGCCGTATCATCAGGCTATATTAGTTTTGTTAACTCACTAATACTCTTTTTTATATGTTAATTACTGGAATGATGGAATACTGTGTTCTATACTGTGTAAACCTCCCACTCCGCTGTATTAGACATTAAATCTGGTAAAATAAGAATAGATCCCAAGCTGTTAAAAGGTTTTAAAGCTCTGGTCGCTGTGCAGGACCAGGCGGGGCGGACTCCTCTACAGTGTGCTGCTTATGGCGGCTACATCACCTGCATGGCTGTTCTGATGGAGAACAATGCTGATCCAAACATACAGGACAAGGAGGTAAAAGCCTACACAAATGCGCCCACACGGCGGTCACCGGAGAGGTTTTGAGCAGGTAATCTCGTCTGGTTTGTACGCAGGGGCGAACCGCTCTCCACTGGTCATGTAACAATGGCTACCTGGATGCtgtcaaactgctgctgggCTACAATGCCTTCCCCAATCACATGGAGCACACAGAAGAGAGGTGAGGAGCCAGCCGCAAGGGGAAAGCGGAGCTGAAAGTAAAAGTGGGCAAACAGAGGGATAAATGGAATTCCTGTCGCGCAGGTACACGCCTCTGGACTACGCTCTCCTGGGGGGCCACAGCGAAGTGACTCAGTTCATGCTGGAGCACGGCGCTTTGTCCATAGCGGCCATCCAGGACATCGCCGCCGCCTCCATACAGGCCGTGTATAAGGGCTACACGGTCCGCAAAGCTTTCagggagagaaagcagctcctcaTGAGACATGAGCAGCTGCGCAAGGATGCGGCCAAGTGAGACATGAGCACGTTTTAGTGTGCCTGTAGAATATGAAACCTCAAAACCTGAGTATTTagtttttatgtcttttttaaatgatcaccTCTCTCTCAtgtctctttctcactcacCTCTTGCTTATCCatctgtcttcctcttcttaCCCATATTAGAACAGTCACACTCTCTCCATATCTatctttctctctgtcatccCTGCACACAGATATGTCTTcatcctgtctctcctctggtttaTTCTGCTTTTACTATTTGCTCATCATTCCATGTGAGAAAGCCCTACACGTTAAGGCCCAACAGCACCACCTACTGGTTCAAAGAGAACTGCAGTTGAAATCACCACTGGCGCAATATGTCTAAAGAGAATTATAGTCCATAATCTGCCACCTCAACCAGAAATTCTTCGACGGAGGCTTACCCTGAACCATTGGTCCTTTGAGCCAGATTGAGTGCAACGTAAGATGATCGTGGACAGTGCAGCATCACCGGAGTCGTCCACAGAGAGAACAAAACTTAACTTCTTACCTGTTGGTATTGGATTCCAGCTCCCTGCTGCAACTGCTAGTTTTCCCACTCTAGCAGCCACCACAGCAGCTTATCCAGCTGGAATTCATACACCCATAGCAAATGCTATAGACGGTCAAGGTTCTCCTCCATAAGAGCAACCAGAAGGTGGAGGATTATGCCATACTTGATGATGGCTCAGAAAGGACAGCTCAGCCCTGTCTGCCATCCAGAGGCTGTACCCCTGCAGACTGGGCACCAAAGCGCAGTCAACTCAATGGTCCATCAGTCTTCCTGGGGGTATTATCACCAATACCACCAAGAAGCACCTGAGCTCCTTTACTCCCAGTCGAGTCTGACATGCCCCAGCTAATTACCCCAGTCCAACCATGCCAGACCACCAGGCAGACCCATTGCTATTTGCACTCAGCTGGGCTGGTTGcttcctgtccctcacctggaGCCAGCGATGCCTGACTTTAAGCAGAATACCTTGAGGAACATCTGTAAAGCCTTAGCGAGCCAGTATTATCTACTGGCCTTTATCATTCCCTTTACAGCCAGGGCTATTGTCCTCACCCAGAGTATCTAGAAGCAAGACATTGGATGGGATGGCCAAATGGATCCCCAGTTTCTGAGAGCAGTGGACAGCTTGGGTGAATGAGCTCCCTGATGTCAGTCAGTCCAAAGTCCCATGGGCCTATAAACCTCTATATGTAGACAAGCCTAACACGTCCAGGGAGCTTAACATCTTCTGCCACACATCAGAGAAAACGTATGGTTCCCTGGACTACCTACAGTTGCTGATCAAGGTCACGTCTGCCCCTCCTTCATGCTAGCCAGGCCATACCAACCCAGCAGACATTCCTCTGGTTCTCCAGGAATATAAATAAATCCGAGGTAGCAAGCTGGAGATACCTGGACTACACAAGCAATAACGCCTTCAAACGTTCTGTCTTCCATGACCCTATTGCCAAATTCATTGTCTCATTGTCTCACCTTTTCTCTGGATTTTACTTTCCCCTAAATATTTCTCCACTTCCACTTCAGGTAGCTCTCAACTAAATGTATTCTTTATGATATGGTCAGGGTCTTAGTGCGTTCTTTATTGAACACTATCTtcttattttatgttttcaggAAACGAGAAGAAGAGCAGCGGAGGAGAGAAGCAGTGCACCACATCACTGTAGACAGACAGAGTTTCACTCTAaagagaacagagcagaaaactGACTCCTTAGTTGATGTCATAGAGAACTTAACGATGAAGGATTCCATGGTGGAGACTAAGAAATCATCCAAAGCAGAACACACTacaaacaaagcagagagaCCAAAAGGTAGAAACTTGTTCTAGATGTGACGATGGACCTTACATTGTTTAGGGTTCCTGTTTGTGACGGCAGtttctttaatgtttcatttGTATTTCTCAGATAAAAGCAGATCCTCCAGAAGAACCAAAGCAGCGGAAGCACGTGATGATGCCGATACTTCAAGCTGTCAGCGCTGTGTGACCAGCGACCCATCCCCCGGGGCCTCCAAATCCACCAGGTTAAAGGAACGTCTCGCCCTCTCTGGCTGCAGCCAGCCTCACGGCCTCAAGCCCAGACCGCCCTCCATGCCCAGAGTCAGGGACCAGCTTTCCCCACCTTCCCGCACCCTTTCCCCCGGCAGCTACACGGCTTATCAGAATGACAGTATTCCCAGAGAACGGATCCCTGTGAAAAAAAGGGACATTGCTGTCGCTGCAGGCAGGACTAACGCCCCCCTCTCATCACAGAAGCACCAAAACCAAAAGGACCATACTTCAAAAGCTGTACCTGCTAAAGATGACGTAGACAGAAGCGTCTCGTCTTCGGACCACAGAGGTGTCGGAAAGGCCCAGCGCGTCTTCACGAACGTGCACTGTAAAAAGGAATCCGTGATGAGAAACGAGGCAGCGCGCATCATTCAGCGCGCCTGGCGAAGGTGAGCTATGCATGCCTGCATTTGCACCTGCAGGGGCTCCCAGGAGTCAGGGTTTCTCTGACTGGGGGAGAGGAGCAATGCCATGTGGTGCCCATGTGTGCTCGCTCTCACACGCCGACCTTCATCTCTCCTCAAAGGCCCCTGAAAAATTTGGTCTGGTTGCCATCAACACTCGCGCTGAGGAGATGGTGAGACGCAGGCAGGGGACGGGGGGGTGTATTTTATACCTTTCCTCCTGGTTTAACAAGAGGCCAAAAGTTGAGACTCTGCCGCTTTAATGGCTACCAGCAGCttgtgtttggttttcttttactTTCACAGCCGCCGCGTCTCTCTTAGAAGCTGCCAGTCCCCTGCAGGCGGCCTTCTGTTTCCACGCAGCCTCACAATTATTTTCCGAATGTGCCGCTTATTAACTGTTTACTGTTTACCCCCACTCTCTATTAGTTTGAGGAGCAGCCAGCAAACCCCTTTGAAAAGCGGCTGACATTTTCTTCTATTTAAAATTGAGTGGCATGCATCTGTAACTGCTGGCACTGATGTGTGTCCGCAGGTTCTGCGCACTCAGGCCGGGAAAAGTCAACTCTTGCGAAGAGGCAGAGTTAAGGGAGCCAAAGCAGCTGCCGAAAAGGAAGAAGATGGAAATCCGACCACAGCTACCCAAACCGTCAGTGCGTAAGAGCTCGGCACTACAAAATATCTATGGTGAGACCTTTCGTGTaatgaaaatcatttttatatgCTGGATATCACACAAAAAAGCGGTAGTCTATTAAATAGTATAGCCTTTAATAAAGGGTAAAGAGTATGGGTGGTGTAATACTGCTGCAGCTTCCGTGTGGCTCTACGCTACAGAAGAGGCTTTGAAAGATGCTCCTTTGGTCTTCTGAGATCATTAGATAGTCTCATTAATGATATTTTATAACTTCTAAATCAGTTAAATCACTGCATATATGTAACATATAACAGTGTGTATTTCCATTGATATACTCGTGTAGAACATTGTGTAAGTGAGTCTGGAGCCGGGAGATTGCTGGGTGACGCGTTAGGACTGTATCATCCAGACTGGATGTGTGGAAACCTCTGGTATTGTTTCACTCCTCAGACAGGCCTGACCTTCATCACACATCACCAGGTGATGATGGGTGAATGGGCAGAAACCTCGCTGTGCCAAAACATACAAGCACGTACGCCGTCTCTGCTCACAGACAAACTCCTCACTCCATCCTCAGCTTGTGACGTGGTTCCCCACTTCCCCTTCCCACCTTCCCTACCACCCCCGTCCTCTCCTTCCCGCTCCCTGACAGTCCTGGCACCGTGAAAAGTTCAGAGCTGTCACGGGGAATGTCAGACGACTACGTAAAGCAAtcagctaaacacacacactgatatggtgccacacacacatctgtgcgACTCATCCGTTgccgtctttttttttctggaaagCTGTGAGACATTTGACATAACTCTGGACCCTGTCTCACACCTTTTGTCATAATTTAATATGATCAGAATTGAAATTATTTAAATCTATAGCAACACGCAAACTGTATTGAATACATTACAGACACAATGCTTCTAACGCAGTTTTTCCATTGTCACAAATTATTTTTGATTCAAAGTTGAAACTTAAAGAAAGGGCAgctattttaacccatcagcggagaaaaaaaaaaaaggaaggccCTAGTGAGGATCGAACTCACGACCCCTGGTTTACAAGACCAGTGCTCTAACCACTGAGCTATAGAGCCGCGAGGCCCGCAAGTTAAGTTAGACTTTATAATCATACTTTAATCCTGAATAATTTTTCATTCAGGTACATCTTTGGCCAAAAAAGGACGTTCACTTCCGCCCCAGGTGCTCCAGGACACGCCGCTGCGCACGCAGAGCCAATGTAAGCGCTGCACTGTCATGCACGTATATGCATTACATACACAGTAGGCCCAATGCGCGAACGTTTCAGACAAGTATGGAAAAATGCTTCTTCTGGGTACAGTTGCacgcagttgtttttttttttaaagaactcGGCTGGAAGGTCGTTCCATCCATTCGTATGCATCACTGTTGCCTGCAGACACTCGTTACTGCTCCGCTCTCCAGCCCTTCGGCTTCAGCCCAATATTTCAGAGTTTTGACTCGGATGTCCAGAGTACCTGCTGCCACTTTTCTGCGCCTCACTTAGATGTTTTTGTGCATGGTTGAGTCGCGTGGCCTCGTTTCCATGTCGGAGGCATGGCTTTTTGGCTGCAGGTCTTCCACGAAGACCGCTTATGGCCGGACGTCTCCAGACAGTAGAAGGGTGTACCTGGGTcccactggtgtccaccagtTCAGTTGGTGGCACTGCTGGACATATTGCAATCCTCAACATTCCTAACCCCCCCAAGCGTTACTAAATGAATCAAAGCTGGTTTGAAGGCAAAGAGTAACATCCAATATTGATGTGATTTATATTTTGTTCACTCACTTTGCATTTggtaaattgatttttttttttttaaatcattcgCTATATAGTTGAAAATATTCTTAGTTTACACCTTTTCCACACCTGCCTGAACTGTGTGTATTTTATacacatatatttattttttacagtgagTGGTCTCAACTGTGTGCCCCTGACTGATGCTGTCAATAAAGCCAAGCTGTACTCTTACCACCTGAGACCACACAGTGCTGGACAGGGGACTGCTGGACGGGGAAAACATTGAacccaccccccctcacacacacccacacacacactacgtACTCCGATGTTTTCTCAGTTGGCAGATTCTTTTGCGTCTTTTGAATAACTGCACATATTGTTAGTTCACTGTGTCAGTCTTACAAATATTACCAcatgtgacatcacagcagtgACCTCACAGGGTGGGGTTAAGTCTGCaggaacagtgtgtgtgaaagatAACCTTTCATCCTttgtagggggaaaaaaacaacccccccccccccccacacacacacacacacacacacacacacaacttctcCGTAGCTCTTGCACACACTGAGATAACCTTTCCTCCTGTTGTGGAGATTGAGGCAGTCTATCAACAGCTGGTCATACAGACAGcccacctgcagacacacacacacacacacacacacacacacacagactctgaaTCTCTGCAACATTACTCTATACAGTTGTCGGTACTTAATATATCTGGCACATTGACctgtgtcattttaaaaatgtatcttgTGTATTGTATTATGCAAAGAATAAACTAAAGTTCACACTAATGTTggattatctttttttttttttttttaatctttcagtATTTTTAATTCAAAAGTCATCAGTTTCCCGGGTGatagaaacacaaaaatgaacCCCCGTGACAAACAGGTAATAGGTGAAGAATGGAGCATCAATGAAGCATCGTAATCACAACTGTAACTTCAGTGGGGAGAAGATCGCCACGCCGCTTCAGTGGAAAGTATTTAATACACTTAATCACATCAGAGGGGAATCGCTCGGTTGTTGAATCGACCGAAAGGTTGAGGGTGACCAGATGAGCACATCAGGGTAATCAGAACATGTCCCGGAGGCCCAAGTTTCCCTGGCgactggaggagctgtgagCTACAGTGACGCTGTAATAATACAGCAAGTCTGTTAACCACTGTTGCCTGCTCGCACCCCTGTAGTATCTCTGAAACACACGTACACGAGCCGTTAACACGTGTCATACCTGTAAAAGCTGCGCAAGCGTGTGGCATGTTGTTACCGTCAGGTGCTGTATGATGTCTTgcagcagggtggagctggCCATCAGGTGGCTGTGAAGCGGCGTGTGCTGCAGCAACATTGACAGAATCTGCCCCAGCTGAGgcagctctgcctcctttagaTCTTTAACCTGCATCAGCTGCAGAAGCGTTCGGAGCAGGCGAGGAACGGCGCTCAACGCCGACACGCACACTCCCCATATTGCATCTCTGGAAGTGGGAGACAAACTCATTTTAATCCCAGGCGCTTGAGCAAGGGATGACCCCAAAAACCAAAGATAGGTGACGGGACGGGGCTGTCGTCACGCACCTTTTGTGGTTGGTTTCCTCGGGGATCTCCTGCTGCAGGGTGATGAGCAGAGCCAGTAAGGAGAAGCAGCAATGGGACAGGAAGCGTAATATGGGCTCAGTAGGCATGATCGATGGGTCCGCTAATCTGGAGACAGCTTTGAGCAGCCCGGCCGCCATGTTGTCAGGCACCACCTTTAACTTGGTCTTTGACACACATGTAACAAATGGGTGGAACATTCAGGAACATGTTGCCAAGTCAGTGAAATCTTGGTGACAACAGCAAATGTGAAAgaattcaagaaaaaaaaaaaaaaaaagaagtgatgaAAACTCAAAGCTCTCACCAGATATTTGCAGATGCCATTTTGCACAATGTCAAAGCAGTGAGACTTGGAACCCAGAGACTCCAGACTGTGGCAGACTTCCTATGGATGAAAAGATGGCGTGATTAACTACAAAAAGAACACTTGTATATCAAGAAAAGAGGCCCTAATGAGGATCGAACTCATGACCCCTGGTTTACAAGACCAGTGCTCTAACCACTGAGCTATAGAGCCGCCGTTAGACACAGACGGGTAAGATCCATTTTCCAAGTACACACCCAGGACACACAATGTTTGCATAACCATGTAGTCGTACTGGATTAGGCGTGCACACTAATACACTCCTTTCCCGATGTCACATAATGTTAAAAGTATATATAGCTTGTGATAATTTCAATCTACTGACTTAAGTGTTACACTGAAAAACCATGAAATGAGGCTTTAATTTCACTCTGCTGTCACATCAGAGACTCCCCAACGGAGAGCCGCAATGAAGACAAATAGTGCCACAGTTTTTAAAATTGAGAAATGAGACTGAACTTTTCCCCATtaacatcaaatcaaaatccATTTCTCATTAACTTTTATCAAACGAGGTGTGTGTGAACGCTGCGGTgcaggagtgagtgtgtgtgtgtgtgttaaaaaaatGGTGCACCTGTTGGCATTCTACCCATCATTAAAAACAATCCTGTCTCATTAGTCCAACCACAGCTGACACGGTCCACCCGTCCCCCCGCCACCGCCAGTCCCATCTCTCCCGTTCACTCGCCTGTGATTGACTcggacagagagatgagagaggtgCAGGATCTGAGGGCTTAATTGAGGAGCTGAATTAGTGATTATAACCCCCCCTCCTTAGACCCTCGCTCACATTTGCCCTAGAGCATAGTTACAATAACTAATTTCTGTGCAGAAATGTCACACTCCCATCATGCCATGGGCTCTCATTAGCATTTGTGCATATCCGTTATGCCCGATAACTACACATCTCCAACCTGTACAACGCGATAAAGGTCCCCCCTCTCGGCCAGAGTGCAACGATAAAGCTTTTGCCCTCTGAGCGCTACCAGAGCAACAGTAAGATACTGGGGAGAGGCTAAAAAGACCACTGCCATGTCCAGAATATCAACTGTTTCTAATTTTCTAAACAATGTCCGTCTTTAACCTCTTCGTCTCcggctcatttaaaaaaaaaaattgacattTCTAAATGGAGGCAACAGCTATAAGAAAGTCTGTGGAGTTTAAAATAGTGTGTGAAAGCAGTGAACACACCTCAACAACATCCCAGTGGTGTGTGAACTGATCCAAGTAGGTGCAGTAGAGGCTGAGGGgtgtgagagaggagggagacaggacaTAGTCATCGCCGGCCTCCTGCAGGGAGGTGAGCTTGTCTGATGAAAACCCTGTCATGGTGGAGAACAGGAAGCTAATGTAGTCCACATCCTGCACAGCTGCTCCCTGGCTCCCTACTGACCAGCCGCTCAGAGATGACCTGGAGGACCAGTTATACAaattatcatcatcattctGACCATTATAAAACACTGAAATCAATTTGGGCTAATTTCCAAATCATTTCATCACTCACATCTGTAATTTTTGGTATCTTAGGACCCCCGGATGTATTTTGTAACAGCAGGATATTGACGACAGTCGTGAACAGACTCGCAGTTGTAAGTGATTCTTCATTTTCCCAGAGGGCAGGATAGATTTATCAAAGTGTGAGTGAATAGCAAGCGCGTTTTATGAGGCCCGTAAGACACATGCAGACTCTGTCTCTGACGATGTTGCATTCCTGCTACCCAAAGGACTCTTTGTATTAAA comes from the Takifugu rubripes chromosome 7, fTakRub1.2, whole genome shotgun sequence genome and includes:
- the invs gene encoding inversin isoform X3; the protein is MKASAMSSPGPSSLGSQVHAAAVNGDRSTLLKLITEPSLRDHEDQFGRTPLMYCVLADRLDCAEILLKAGASVNKTDHSQRAALHLAAQKGNIRFLKLLLSRRANWLQKDLEEMTPLHLATRHPSPKALALLLKHIGPGEVDTQDKNKQTALHWSAFYNRPEHVRLLIKHDSNIGIPDSEGKIPLHWAAHSQEASATQTVRCILEAAPTESLLNWQDYEGRTPLHFAVADGNEAVVKVLTSYQGCNVTAYDNLFRTPLHWAALLGHAQIVHLLLERNTSGTIPSDSQGATPLHYGAQSNNAETVGVFLSHPSVKDEPDLEGRTAFMWAAGKGSDEVIRTMLGLTPQIDINMADKYGGTALHAASLSGHVSTVKLLLERGAMVDYLDVMKHTPLFRACEMGQRDVILTLIKGGAQVDLVDVDGHTALHWAALGGNAEVCQILMENGISPNVQDQAGRTPLQCAAYGGYITCMAVLMENNADPNIQDKEGRTALHWSCNNGYLDAVKLLLGYNAFPNHMEHTEERYTPLDYALLGGHSEVTQFMLEHGALSIAAIQDIAAASIQAVYKGYTVRKAFRERKQLLMRHEQLRKDAAKKREEEQRRREAVHHITVDRQSFTLKRTEQKTDSLVDVIENLTMKDSMVETKKSSKAEHTTNKAERPKDKSRSSRRTKAAEARDDADTSSCQRCVTSDPSPGASKSTRLKERLALSGCSQPHGLKPRPPSMPRVRDQLSPPSRTLSPGSYTAYQNDSIPRERIPVKKRDIAVAAGRTNAPLSSQKHQNQKDHTSKAVPAKDDVDRSVSSSDHRGVGKAQRVFTNVHCKKESVMRNEAARIIQRAWRRFCALRPGKVNSCEEAELREPKQLPKRKKMEIRPQLPKPSVRKSSALQNIYGTSLAKKGRSLPPQVLQDTPLRTQSQLSGLNCVPLTDAVNKAKLYSYHLRPHSAGQGTAGRGKH
- the invs gene encoding inversin isoform X4, translating into MASAMSSPGPSSLGSQVHAAAVNGDRSTLLKLITEPSLRDHEDQFGRTPLMYCVLADRLDCAEILLKAGASVNKTDHSQRAALHLAAQKGNIRFLKLLLSRRANWLQKDLEEMTPLHLATRHPSPKALALLLKHIGPGEVDTQDKNKQTALHWSAFYNRPEHVRLLIKHDSNIGIPDSEGKIPLHWAAHSQEASATQTVRCILEAAPTESLLNWQDYEGRTPLHFAVADGNEAVVKVLTSYQGCNVTAYDNLFRTPLHWAALLGHAQIVHLLLERNTSGTIPSDSQGATPLHYGAQSNNAETVGVFLSHPSVKDEPDLEGRTAFMWAAGKGSDEVIRTMLGLTPQIDINMADKYGGTALHAASLSGHVSTVKLLLERGAMVDYLDVMKHTPLFRACEMGQRDVILTLIKGGAQVDLVDVDGHTALHWAALGGNAEVCQILMENGISPNVQDQAGRTPLQCAAYGGYITCMAVLMENNADPNIQDKEGRTALHWSCNNGYLDAVKLLLGYNAFPNHMEHTEERYTPLDYALLGGHSEVTQFMLEHGALSIAAIQDIAAASIQAVYKGYTVRKAFRERKQLLMRHEQLRKDAAKKREEEQRRREAVHHITVDRQSFTLKRTEQKTDSLVDVIENLTMKDSMVETKKSSKAEHTTNKAERPKDKSRSSRRTKAAEARDDADTSSCQRCVTSDPSPGASKSTRLKERLALSGCSQPHGLKPRPPSMPRVRDQLSPPSRTLSPGSYTAYQNDSIPRERIPVKKRDIAVAAGRTNAPLSSQKHQNQKDHTSKAVPAKDDVDRSVSSSDHRGVGKAQRVFTNVHCKKESVMRNEAARIIQRAWRRFCALRPGKVNSCEEAELREPKQLPKRKKMEIRPQLPKPSVRKSSALQNIYGTSLAKKGRSLPPQVLQDTPLRTQSQLSGLNCVPLTDAVNKAKLYSYHLRPHSAGQGTAGRGKH